The following are encoded together in the Erwinia sp. E602 genome:
- the groL gene encoding chaperonin GroEL (60 kDa chaperone family; promotes refolding of misfolded polypeptides especially under stressful conditions; forms two stacked rings of heptamers to form a barrel-shaped 14mer; ends can be capped by GroES; misfolded proteins enter the barrel where they are refolded when GroES binds): protein MAAKDVKFGNDARVKMLRGVNVLADAVKVTLGPKGRNVVLDKSFGAPTITKDGVSVAREIELEDKFENMGAQMVKEVASKANDAAGDGTTTATVLAQSIITEGLRAVAAGMNPMDLKRGIDKAVIAAVEELKKLSVPCSDSKAIAQVGTISANSDETVGELIAQAMEKVGKEGVITVEEGTGLQDELDVVEGMQFDRGYLSPYFINKPETGAVELESPFILLADKKISNIREMLPVLEAVAKAGKPLLIIAEDVEGEALATLVVNTMRGIVKVAAVKAPGFGDRRKAMLQDIAVLTGGTVISEEIGMELEKATLEDLGQAKRVVINKDNTTIIDGTGDQANISGRVTQIRQQIEEATSDYDREKLQERVAKLAGGVAVLKVGAATEVEMKEKKARVEDALHATRAAVEEGVVAGGGVALVRVASKLGELRGQNEDQNVGIKVALRAMESPLRQIVSNAGEEPSVVANTVKAGEGNYGYNAQTEEYGDMIAFGILDPTKVTRSALQYAASVAGLMITTECMVTDLPKGDAPDLGAGGGMGGMGGMGGMM from the coding sequence ATGGCAGCTAAAGACGTAAAATTCGGTAATGACGCGCGCGTAAAAATGCTGCGCGGTGTGAACGTACTGGCAGATGCAGTAAAAGTTACCCTGGGTCCGAAAGGCCGTAACGTGGTCCTGGATAAATCTTTTGGTGCACCGACCATCACCAAAGATGGTGTGTCTGTAGCGCGTGAAATCGAGCTGGAAGACAAGTTCGAAAACATGGGCGCACAGATGGTGAAGGAAGTCGCCTCTAAAGCGAACGATGCTGCCGGTGACGGCACCACCACCGCGACCGTACTGGCTCAGTCAATCATCACTGAAGGCCTGCGCGCAGTTGCCGCCGGCATGAACCCGATGGACCTGAAGCGCGGCATCGATAAAGCGGTTATCGCTGCGGTTGAAGAGCTGAAAAAACTGTCTGTCCCTTGCTCTGACTCTAAAGCCATTGCTCAGGTAGGTACCATCTCTGCTAACTCCGACGAAACCGTGGGCGAACTGATTGCTCAGGCGATGGAAAAAGTTGGCAAAGAAGGCGTGATCACCGTTGAAGAAGGCACCGGCCTGCAGGACGAGCTGGACGTGGTTGAAGGTATGCAGTTCGACCGTGGCTACCTGTCCCCGTACTTCATCAACAAGCCAGAAACCGGTGCAGTTGAGCTGGAATCTCCGTTCATCCTGCTGGCTGACAAGAAGATCTCCAACATCCGTGAAATGCTGCCAGTGCTGGAAGCCGTTGCTAAAGCCGGTAAACCACTGCTGATCATCGCAGAAGACGTGGAAGGCGAAGCGCTGGCGACTCTGGTCGTGAACACCATGCGCGGCATCGTGAAAGTGGCTGCGGTTAAAGCCCCTGGCTTCGGCGATCGCCGTAAAGCGATGCTGCAGGATATCGCTGTGCTGACCGGTGGTACCGTGATCTCTGAAGAGATCGGCATGGAGCTGGAAAAAGCCACCCTGGAAGATCTGGGTCAGGCTAAACGTGTGGTGATCAACAAAGACAACACCACCATCATCGACGGTACCGGCGACCAGGCGAACATCTCTGGCCGCGTTACCCAGATCCGTCAGCAGATCGAAGAAGCGACCTCTGACTACGATCGTGAAAAACTGCAGGAGCGCGTAGCGAAACTGGCAGGCGGCGTAGCCGTACTGAAAGTTGGCGCAGCAACTGAAGTTGAGATGAAAGAGAAGAAAGCCCGCGTTGAAGATGCCCTGCACGCAACCCGTGCAGCGGTAGAAGAAGGCGTGGTTGCCGGTGGTGGCGTGGCGCTGGTGCGCGTAGCCTCTAAACTGGGCGAACTGCGTGGTCAGAACGAAGACCAGAACGTCGGTATCAAAGTTGCACTGCGTGCAATGGAATCTCCACTGCGTCAGATCGTATCTAACGCCGGTGAAGAGCCATCTGTTGTGGCCAACACCGTGAAAGCGGGTGAAGGCAACTACGGCTACAACGCGCAGACCGAAGAGTACGGCGATATGATCGCTTTCGGTATCCTGGATCCAACCAAAGTGACCCGTTCTGCCCTGCAGTACGCGGCCTCTGTGGCTGGCCTGATGATCACCACCGAGTGCATGGTTACCGACCTGCCGAAGGGTGATGCACCAGACCTGGGCGCAGGCGGTGGTATGGGTGGCATGGGTGGCATGGGCGGCATGATGTAA
- a CDS encoding entericidin A/B family lipoprotein, translating to MKKSILAVISVLLLSSVLTACNTTRGVGEDVEAGGKAIQKSTQ from the coding sequence ATGAAGAAAAGTATTCTTGCTGTAATTTCTGTGCTGCTGCTCTCATCGGTATTAACCGCCTGTAACACCACGCGTGGTGTGGGTGAAGACGTTGAGGCCGGTGGCAAAGCCATTCAGAAAAGCACCCAGTAA
- a CDS encoding co-chaperone GroES, with the protein MKIRPLHDRVIVKRKEVESKSAGGIVLTGSAAGKSTRAEVLAVGNGRILENGEVKPLDVKVGDVVIFSEGYGAKTEKIDGEEVLIISENDILAIVEA; encoded by the coding sequence ATGAAAATTCGTCCATTACACGACCGTGTGATTGTTAAGCGTAAAGAAGTTGAATCTAAATCTGCTGGCGGCATCGTGCTGACCGGTTCTGCTGCGGGTAAATCAACCCGTGCGGAAGTTCTGGCAGTCGGTAACGGCCGCATCCTGGAAAATGGCGAAGTGAAGCCGCTGGACGTTAAGGTTGGCGACGTGGTGATCTTCAGCGAAGGTTACGGCGCGAAGACTGAGAAGATCGACGGCGAAGAAGTGCTGATCATCTCTGAAAACGACATCCTGGCGATCGTTGAAGCGTAA
- a CDS encoding lipocalin family protein, translating to MSLWKMLTAGAGALLSVACAPTPPQGVTPVNNFDSERYLGRWYEIARLDHRFERGLEQVTASYSKRDDGGLKVVNRGYNVKKQRWQESEGKAYFTGPTDRAALKVSFFGPFYGGYNVIALDKNYQHALICGPNRDYLWILSRTPQMDAGVKAELVAKARGAGFEVDKLIWVRQL from the coding sequence ATGTCACTGTGGAAAATGCTTACCGCGGGCGCCGGTGCGCTGCTGTCGGTGGCCTGCGCCCCCACCCCTCCGCAGGGCGTGACGCCGGTCAATAACTTTGACAGCGAGCGCTACCTCGGACGCTGGTATGAGATCGCCCGGCTGGATCACCGTTTTGAGCGCGGGCTGGAGCAGGTCACCGCCAGCTACAGCAAGCGTGATGACGGCGGGCTGAAGGTGGTTAACCGCGGTTATAATGTGAAGAAACAGCGCTGGCAGGAAAGTGAAGGTAAAGCCTACTTCACCGGGCCAACGGACCGGGCGGCGCTGAAGGTGTCGTTCTTTGGGCCGTTTTACGGCGGCTATAACGTTATCGCGCTGGATAAAAACTATCAGCATGCGCTGATCTGTGGGCCAAACCGTGACTATCTGTGGATTTTATCGCGTACGCCGCAGATGGATGCCGGGGTAAAAGCGGAGCTGGTGGCTAAGGCACGCGGAGCAGGATTCGAGGTGGATAAACTGATCTGGGTTCGCCAGCTCTAG
- the aspA gene encoding aspartate ammonia-lyase — MANNIRIEEDLLGIREVPADAYYGVHTLRAIENFYISNSKISDIPEFVRGMVMVKKAAALANKELQTIPRNVANAIISACDEVLLNGKCMDQFPIDVYQGGAGTSVNMNTNEVLANIGLELMGHQKGEYQFLNPNDHVNKCQSTNDAYPTGFRIAVYSSILTLLEAIGKLSEGFQRKAVEFDTILKMGRTQLQDAVPMTLGQEFHAFNVLLNEEIRSILRTGELLLEVNLGATAIGTRLNTPDGYQQLAVQKLAEVSGLACVPAEDLIEATSDCGAYVMVHSSLKRLAVKLSKICNDLRLLSSGPRAGLNEINLPELQAGSSIMPAKVNPVVPEVVNQVCFKVIGNDITVTMASEAGQLQLNVMEPVIGQALFESIHILTNACHNLLEKCIDGITANRAVCEAYVFNSIGIVTYLNPYIGHHNGDIVGKICAETGKSVREVVLERGLLTESELDDIFSTQNLMFPVYKAKRYTDDNE; from the coding sequence ATGGCTAATAACATTCGTATCGAAGAAGACCTGTTAGGTATCCGCGAAGTACCGGCCGATGCCTACTACGGTGTTCATACTCTGCGTGCGATTGAAAATTTCTACATCAGTAACAGCAAGATCAGTGACATCCCCGAGTTCGTTCGCGGCATGGTGATGGTGAAAAAAGCGGCTGCGCTGGCCAACAAAGAATTACAAACCATCCCGCGCAACGTGGCAAACGCCATTATCAGCGCCTGCGATGAAGTGCTGCTGAACGGCAAATGCATGGACCAGTTCCCCATCGACGTCTATCAGGGCGGCGCAGGCACCTCGGTCAACATGAACACCAATGAAGTGCTGGCTAACATCGGCCTGGAGCTGATGGGTCACCAGAAAGGGGAATACCAGTTCCTCAACCCGAATGACCACGTCAATAAATGCCAGTCCACCAACGATGCCTACCCGACCGGTTTCCGCATCGCGGTCTACAGCTCGATCCTGACGCTGCTGGAGGCGATTGGCAAACTGAGCGAAGGCTTCCAGCGTAAAGCGGTGGAGTTCGACACCATCCTTAAGATGGGCCGTACCCAGCTGCAGGACGCGGTACCGATGACCCTCGGCCAGGAGTTCCACGCGTTCAACGTGCTGCTGAACGAAGAGATCCGCAGCATTCTGCGCACCGGCGAACTGCTGCTGGAAGTGAACCTCGGCGCCACCGCTATCGGTACCCGCCTGAACACCCCGGATGGCTATCAGCAGCTGGCGGTGCAGAAGCTGGCGGAAGTCAGCGGCCTGGCGTGCGTGCCGGCGGAAGATCTGATCGAAGCCACTTCCGACTGCGGTGCCTACGTGATGGTGCACAGCTCGCTGAAACGCCTGGCGGTGAAACTGTCGAAAATCTGTAACGACCTGCGCCTGCTCTCCTCCGGCCCGCGCGCTGGCCTGAACGAAATCAACCTGCCAGAGCTGCAGGCAGGTTCCTCGATCATGCCCGCCAAGGTTAACCCGGTGGTGCCGGAAGTGGTCAATCAGGTGTGCTTCAAGGTGATCGGCAACGACATCACCGTCACCATGGCCTCCGAAGCCGGTCAGCTGCAGCTGAACGTAATGGAACCGGTGATTGGTCAGGCGCTGTTTGAGTCGATCCATATCCTGACCAACGCCTGCCACAACCTGCTGGAGAAATGCATCGACGGCATCACCGCCAACCGTGCGGTGTGTGAAGCCTACGTGTTTAACTCGATCGGCATCGTGACTTACCTTAACCCGTATATCGGCCACCACAACGGTGACATCGTCGGTAAAATTTGTGCGGAAACCGGTAAGAGCGTGCGGGAAGTGGTGCTGGAGCGCGGTCTGCTGACCGAAAGCGAGCTGGACGACATCTTCTCCACCCAGAACCTGATGTTCCCGGTGTACAAAGCCAAACGCTACACCGATGACAACGAATAA
- a CDS encoding FxsA family protein has product MRWLPLLVIFALVWIEISLFIQVAHVLGVLLTMLLVIFTSCIGISLVKNQGMKNFMLMQQKMNAGESPAAEMIKSVSLVLAGFLLLLPGFFTDFIGLLLLLPPVQKILTLRLMPHLRVWGGAGTRSAGFTVDGEYQRKETRLIEHDDSDDKPR; this is encoded by the coding sequence GTGCGCTGGTTACCGTTGTTAGTTATTTTTGCCCTGGTGTGGATCGAGATTTCGCTCTTTATCCAGGTCGCCCACGTGCTGGGCGTACTGCTGACCATGCTGCTGGTGATTTTCACCTCCTGCATCGGTATCTCGCTGGTGAAGAACCAGGGCATGAAGAATTTCATGCTGATGCAGCAGAAGATGAACGCCGGTGAGAGCCCGGCCGCCGAGATGATTAAAAGCGTCTCGCTGGTGCTGGCGGGGTTCCTGCTGCTGCTGCCGGGCTTCTTCACCGACTTTATCGGGCTGCTGTTGCTGCTGCCGCCGGTGCAGAAGATCCTGACCTTACGGCTGATGCCACACCTGCGGGTGTGGGGCGGGGCGGGCACCCGCAGTGCCGGCTTTACCGTTGACGGTGAGTATCAGCGTAAAGAGACCCGCCTGATTGAGCATGACGACAGCGACGATAAACCACGCTAA
- a CDS encoding DUF4156 domain-containing protein, with protein sequence MRIKVLGLSFAAVMLAGCSSSSNGLSAAGQQVSFVDQQPSSQCQLLGNVTGSQSNWFTGTGGEGSSLRGAANDLRNRAAELGGNVIYGATSPTQNIWSSFAPLDSKMSGQVYKCP encoded by the coding sequence ATGCGTATCAAGGTTCTGGGACTCTCGTTTGCCGCCGTGATGCTGGCGGGTTGCAGCAGTTCGTCCAACGGTCTGTCGGCCGCCGGGCAGCAGGTCAGCTTTGTCGATCAGCAGCCGTCCAGCCAGTGCCAGCTGTTGGGTAACGTTACCGGCAGCCAGAGCAACTGGTTTACCGGCACCGGTGGTGAAGGCAGCTCGCTGCGCGGCGCGGCCAACGATCTGCGTAACCGTGCGGCAGAGCTGGGCGGTAACGTGATTTACGGCGCAACCAGCCCAACCCAGAACATCTGGTCAAGCTTCGCCCCGCTGGACAGCAAAATGAGCGGTCAGGTGTATAAGTGCCCATAA
- the efp gene encoding elongation factor P — MATYSSNDFRPGLKIMFESEPYAIESSEFVKPGKGQAFARVKMRRLLTGTRVEKTFKSTDSAEGADVVDTNLNYLYNDGEFFHFMHPETFEQHPVEEKTVGEAAKWLLDNAECIVTLWNGRPIAVQPPNFVELEITDTDPGLKGDTAGTGGKPATLSTGAVVKVPLFVQIGEVIKVDTRSGEYVSRVK, encoded by the coding sequence ATGGCGACTTATTCTAGCAACGATTTCCGTCCCGGTCTTAAAATCATGTTCGAAAGCGAGCCTTATGCGATCGAATCAAGCGAGTTCGTTAAGCCAGGCAAAGGCCAGGCATTCGCTCGCGTTAAAATGCGTCGCCTGCTGACCGGTACCCGCGTTGAGAAAACCTTCAAGTCTACCGACTCTGCTGAAGGCGCTGACGTGGTTGATACCAACCTGAACTACCTGTACAACGACGGTGAGTTCTTCCACTTTATGCACCCGGAAACCTTCGAACAGCACCCTGTTGAAGAGAAAACCGTTGGCGAAGCGGCAAAATGGCTGCTGGACAACGCCGAGTGCATCGTGACCCTGTGGAACGGCCGTCCTATTGCCGTGCAGCCACCGAACTTCGTTGAGCTGGAAATCACCGATACTGACCCAGGCCTGAAAGGCGATACTGCCGGTACCGGCGGCAAGCCAGCCACCCTGAGCACCGGCGCCGTGGTTAAAGTGCCACTGTTCGTGCAGATTGGTGAAGTGATTAAAGTTGATACCCGTTCTGGCGAATACGTTTCACGCGTTAAATAA
- a CDS encoding anaerobic C4-dicarboxylate transporter, whose protein sequence is MLFPELMVVLIAIWLGARLGGIGIGFAGGFGVLVLTLGFQIKPGAIPFDVIEIIMAVIAAIAAMQIAGGMDYLVSLAERLLRRHPRYITLLAPLVTYGMTLLAGTGHTAFSTLPVIAEVAKEQGVRPSRPLSIAVVASQIAITASPISAAVVFMAALLEPKGISYLALLAVAIPSTMVAIFLAALVTSFLGGELKDDPVYQARLAKGEITLRGASKFEAKPGAKRAVMLFLLGIIAVVGYATAISDAVGLISNPVLPRNEAIVVFMLTVAMLICFCCKIDCGEILSASTFKSGMSACICVMGVAWLGDTFVKAHLSEIQGAAGQLLNDYPWMLAVVLFFASTLLYSQAATTKALMPAALLLGVSPLTAVASFAAVSALFVLPTYPTLLAAVEMDDTGSTRIGRFVFNHSFLIPGTLAIVLSVAFGFLVGHLVL, encoded by the coding sequence ATGTTGTTTCCCGAGTTAATGGTGGTGCTGATCGCCATCTGGCTGGGTGCCCGGTTAGGGGGTATCGGCATCGGCTTTGCCGGCGGATTTGGCGTGCTGGTATTAACGCTGGGTTTTCAAATCAAACCCGGGGCCATCCCCTTCGACGTGATTGAAATCATTATGGCGGTGATCGCCGCGATTGCCGCGATGCAGATCGCCGGCGGTATGGATTACCTGGTCAGCCTGGCGGAACGCCTGTTGCGCCGCCATCCGCGCTATATCACCCTGCTGGCACCGCTGGTCACCTACGGTATGACGCTGCTGGCCGGCACCGGGCACACCGCTTTCTCCACCCTGCCGGTGATCGCCGAAGTGGCTAAAGAGCAGGGCGTGCGTCCGTCGCGCCCGCTGTCGATCGCCGTAGTCGCGTCGCAGATCGCCATTACCGCCTCGCCAATCTCCGCGGCGGTGGTATTTATGGCCGCGCTGCTGGAGCCGAAAGGCATCAGCTACCTGGCGCTGCTGGCGGTGGCGATCCCCTCCACCATGGTGGCAATATTTCTGGCGGCGCTGGTGACCAGCTTCCTCGGCGGAGAGCTGAAGGATGACCCGGTGTATCAGGCGCGGCTGGCAAAGGGCGAAATCACCCTGCGCGGTGCCAGCAAGTTCGAAGCGAAGCCCGGTGCGAAACGCGCCGTGATGCTGTTCCTGCTCGGCATTATCGCGGTAGTCGGTTACGCCACCGCGATCAGCGATGCGGTAGGGCTAATCAGCAACCCGGTGCTGCCGCGTAACGAGGCGATCGTGGTGTTTATGCTGACGGTGGCGATGCTAATCTGCTTTTGCTGCAAAATTGACTGCGGCGAGATCCTCAGCGCCAGCACCTTCAAATCGGGCATGAGCGCCTGCATCTGCGTAATGGGCGTCGCCTGGCTGGGGGATACCTTCGTGAAGGCGCACCTCAGCGAAATCCAGGGCGCGGCCGGCCAGCTGCTCAACGACTATCCGTGGATGCTGGCGGTGGTACTGTTCTTCGCCTCCACCCTGCTCTACTCGCAGGCCGCCACGACCAAGGCGCTGATGCCCGCCGCGCTGCTGCTGGGCGTGTCTCCCCTCACCGCCGTCGCTTCCTTTGCCGCAGTCTCCGCGCTGTTTGTGCTGCCAACCTACCCGACGCTGCTGGCGGCGGTAGAGATGGACGACACCGGCTCAACGCGCATCGGACGTTTTGTGTTTAACCACTCGTTCCTGATCCCCGGCACGCTGGCGATCGTGCTTTCAGTGGCGTTTGGCTTCCTGGTGGGTCACCTGGTGCTGTAG
- the epmA gene encoding elongation factor P--(R)-beta-lysine ligase, with protein MSDTASWMPSAPIANLLKRAAIMAEIRRFFADRGVLEVETPAMSQATVTDVHLFPFQTRFVGPGASDGLDLYLMTSPEYHMKRLLAAGSGPIYQLCRSFRNEEMGRHHNPEFTMLEWYRPHYDMYRLMNEVDDLLQQVLECAPAETLSYQQAFLRHLELDPLSADKAQLREAAEKLGAGDLAHREEDRDTLLQLLFMLGVEPQIGLDKPAFVYHFPATQASLAEISTEDHRVAERFEVYFRGMELANGFRELTDSREQRMRFEQDNRKRAAAGLPVQPVDTNLLDALSHGMPESSGVALGVDRIVMLALKAEQLSEVIAFSVDRS; from the coding sequence ATGAGCGATACGGCCAGCTGGATGCCAAGTGCACCCATCGCCAATTTATTAAAGCGTGCGGCGATTATGGCTGAAATCCGGCGCTTCTTTGCCGATCGTGGCGTGCTGGAAGTAGAAACCCCGGCGATGAGCCAGGCGACGGTGACCGACGTTCATCTGTTCCCTTTTCAGACACGGTTTGTCGGGCCAGGAGCCTCCGACGGGCTCGATCTCTATCTGATGACCAGCCCGGAATACCATATGAAGCGCCTGCTGGCGGCGGGCAGCGGCCCGATCTATCAGCTGTGCCGCAGTTTTCGTAATGAAGAGATGGGGCGTCACCATAACCCGGAATTCACCATGCTGGAGTGGTATCGCCCGCACTACGATATGTACCGCCTGATGAACGAGGTGGACGACCTGCTGCAGCAGGTGCTGGAGTGCGCGCCGGCGGAAACGCTCTCCTATCAGCAGGCGTTTTTGCGCCATCTGGAGCTTGACCCGCTCTCTGCCGATAAGGCGCAGCTGCGTGAAGCGGCGGAGAAGCTGGGAGCAGGGGATCTGGCCCACCGCGAAGAGGATCGCGATACGCTGCTGCAGCTGCTGTTTATGCTCGGCGTGGAGCCGCAGATTGGCCTGGATAAGCCGGCGTTTGTCTATCACTTCCCGGCTACCCAGGCGTCGCTGGCGGAGATCAGTACCGAAGATCACCGGGTGGCGGAACGTTTTGAGGTCTACTTCAGGGGAATGGAGCTGGCCAACGGCTTCCGCGAACTGACCGACAGTCGCGAACAGCGTATGCGCTTTGAGCAGGATAACCGCAAGCGCGCCGCCGCCGGCCTGCCGGTGCAGCCGGTGGATACCAATCTGCTGGATGCGCTGAGCCACGGCATGCCGGAGAGCTCCGGCGTGGCGCTGGGCGTCGATCGTATCGTGATGCTGGCGCTGAAGGCCGAACAACTCAGTGAAGTGATTGCGTTCAGCGTCGATCGCAGCTGA
- the epmB gene encoding EF-P beta-lysylation protein EpmB, which produces MAHIVTLKPPVREDWLHQLADVITDPDELLQLLALQNHPELASGAGARRLFALRVPRAFAARMQRGDPHDPLLLQVITSQQEFVDAPGYSTDPLDEQSSVVPGLLHKYRNRALLLVKGGCAVNCRYCFRRHFPYADNQGNKRNWQQALEYIRQQPELDEIIFSGGDPLMAKDHELDWLIGELEQIPHLKRLRIHSRLPVVIPKRITEALCQRLAQSRLQVLMVTHINHANEIDDELRDGMRMLKRAGVTLLNQSVLLRGINDDATTLAALSNALFDAGILPYYLHVLDKVQGAAHFYVSDVQARAIVRELLAKVSGYMVPKLAREIGGEPSKTPLDLQLRQE; this is translated from the coding sequence ATGGCACACATTGTAACCCTAAAACCCCCCGTCCGAGAAGATTGGTTACATCAACTTGCCGATGTAATCACCGATCCCGATGAATTATTGCAGCTTTTAGCGCTGCAAAACCACCCGGAGCTGGCTTCTGGTGCCGGTGCCCGTCGTCTTTTCGCACTCAGGGTGCCGCGCGCGTTTGCGGCACGCATGCAAAGGGGCGATCCGCACGATCCTTTACTGCTGCAGGTGATCACCTCACAGCAGGAGTTTGTCGACGCGCCGGGTTACAGTACCGACCCGCTCGATGAGCAGAGCAGCGTGGTGCCGGGTCTGTTACATAAATATCGCAATCGTGCGCTGTTACTGGTTAAGGGCGGCTGCGCCGTTAACTGTCGTTACTGCTTCCGCCGCCATTTTCCCTATGCGGATAATCAGGGCAACAAGCGTAACTGGCAGCAGGCGCTAGAGTATATCCGACAGCAGCCGGAACTGGATGAGATTATTTTCTCCGGCGGTGACCCGCTGATGGCGAAAGATCACGAGCTGGACTGGTTGATCGGCGAACTGGAGCAGATCCCGCACCTGAAACGGCTGCGCATTCACAGCCGCCTGCCGGTGGTTATTCCAAAACGCATCACCGAAGCGCTGTGCCAGCGGCTGGCGCAGTCGCGGCTGCAGGTGCTGATGGTTACCCATATCAACCACGCCAACGAGATCGACGACGAGCTGCGCGACGGTATGCGCATGCTGAAGCGCGCCGGGGTCACGCTGCTCAACCAGAGCGTGCTGCTGCGCGGCATCAATGACGATGCCACCACGCTGGCGGCGCTGAGCAATGCGCTGTTTGACGCCGGCATCCTGCCCTACTATCTGCACGTGCTGGATAAGGTGCAGGGCGCAGCCCACTTCTACGTTTCCGACGTACAGGCGCGCGCTATCGTGCGTGAGCTGCTGGCAAAAGTGTCCGGCTATATGGTGCCAAAGCTGGCGCGGGAAATCGGCGGAGAGCCCAGCAAAACGCCGTTAGATTTGCAGCTGCGCCAGGAATAG